The genomic interval GCGCAGGAGAAGAGGAGCGGGATGCCAAGAACCTCCTTTTTCACTGCCGGGTGTCCTTGGGCTTGACCGCGATGGCCATTTTGGCGACGCCAGCCTGGCGCGCCGCGTCCATGATCTCGACGACGACGCCGTGTTCGACTTTCTCATCGGCGTTGATCAGCACCAACAGCGCAGGATTTTTCGTCAATCGTTCCTGCAGCACCGCGCCGACTTGCCCGCGCGCCACCGGCTGTTTGTCGATGGCGACGGTGCCATCGGGCTGGATCGTTACCGCAGCGCTTTCAGCGGGGGCTTGATTGCCGCTCGCCGCTTTCGGCAGGTTGACCGGCAGGCCGCCGTATTGCGCCATCGATAGGGTCGAGATCATGAAGAAGACCAGCAGAAAAAAGATCGTGTCGATCATCGGGATGATCTCGATGCGAGCTTTTTTCACAGGGCGTTGGCGCAGGCGCATTACTTATCCTGGCTGCCGCCGAGCGCCAGTTCCAGC from Deltaproteobacteria bacterium carries:
- a CDS encoding biopolymer transporter ExbD, whose amino-acid sequence is MRLRQRPVKKARIEIIPMIDTIFFLLVFFMISTLSMAQYGGLPVNLPKAASGNQAPAESAAVTIQPDGTVAIDKQPVARGQVGAVLQERLTKNPALLVLINADEKVEHGVVVEIMDAARQAGVAKMAIAVKPKDTRQ